The Hevea brasiliensis isolate MT/VB/25A 57/8 chromosome 9, ASM3005281v1, whole genome shotgun sequence nucleotide sequence ATGTGATCAGAGTTAATGGAACTGGATTCCAACAATGTAAGGCACCTGATGGCGCGGAGGCCTTGACCACTGGAGAAGATACTATCCCACTCACATATCCGGGCAAGAAATGGTACATTTGTGGTGTGAGCAACCATTGTGAGTCTAAGAACATGAAACTTACCATAACCGTGTTGTCGGAGTTGGGATCTCCAGCGACTTCACCTTCTCCCAACCAAACCCCAGTACCGGCATCAACAGGCAACATTGCTTTATTAGGATGTTGTGGGTGGATTATTGTTGCCATAGCTGGAATTCTTGGAATGGTCATGGTTTAATCTATGGTCGTACAAGAATAATTCTTTTATTTCTGGTTAAGTGTGTTTGAATTCTTTTGGCTTGTAATAGTGTTTGATTGCTTGGAATTTATTTTAATCAAAATGTTTCACCAAGTATGTTAATTTAAGAGGCAAGTTATTGCCTGCTTCGCTATCCCAATCCCACTCTGCATATATATCCGTAGCTTGGACATGGAACTCTGTGACTAATTAGGTTGATTTCGTTGCTAAGAGGAGCTATCAACTTCTCAACGAACAATAATTATGGCAATTTCATTGTTGCATGGCAAAACCGGTAAATTATATTATAGAATGCATTtggtatattaaaaaataatgctAAAAAAACAATTGAGTCATAAATTTAGAAAAGTAAAGTTTATTCCTCAGTGAGTAAAGTGCACATATATTGAATAcacttaataatttttcaatatc carries:
- the LOC110644884 gene encoding blue copper protein 1a, producing MASSKICIIIAIAAVFVPSILATEFVVGDETGWTTNFDYQAWAQGKEFHVGDKLVFRYSPGAHNVIRVNGTGFQQCKAPDGAEALTTGEDTIPLTYPGKKWYICGVSNHCESKNMKLTITVLSELGSPATSPSPNQTPVPASTGNIALLGCCGWIIVAIAGILGMVMV